The following coding sequences are from one Mycolicibacterium aichiense window:
- a CDS encoding ferredoxin--NADP reductase translates to MTQVPPDEPLGSHVLELEVTDVVDETDDSRSLVFGVPAGADIPADRLRYAPGQFLTLRIPSDRTGSVARCYSLCSSPFTDDALTVTVKRTADGYASNWLCDHAHRGMKMHVLAPSGTFVPKTLDTDFLLIAAGSGITPMLAICKSALSEGSGTVTLIYANRDEKSVIFAGTLRDLAAKYPDRLTVVHWLESVQGLPSTAALSTLMAPYTDRQAFICGPGPFMQAAEQALDSLQVPAKQVHIEVFRSLDTDPFAAVTITDDGDEPPAQAVVELDGQTHTVSWPRSAKLLDVLLDKGLDVPFSCREGHCGACAVVKRSGEVEMDINDVLEPSDIDEGLILACQARPTSDSVDVTYDE, encoded by the coding sequence GTGACGCAGGTTCCACCCGACGAGCCGCTGGGCAGCCACGTGCTCGAGTTGGAAGTAACCGACGTAGTCGACGAGACCGACGACTCGCGATCGCTGGTGTTCGGCGTGCCCGCCGGTGCCGACATCCCGGCGGATCGGCTGCGCTACGCGCCCGGCCAATTCTTGACCCTGCGCATCCCCAGCGACCGGACGGGTTCGGTGGCGCGCTGCTACTCGCTGTGCAGCTCGCCGTTCACCGACGACGCGCTGACCGTCACCGTCAAGCGCACCGCCGACGGCTACGCGTCGAACTGGCTGTGTGACCACGCGCACCGGGGCATGAAGATGCACGTGCTCGCGCCGTCGGGAACTTTCGTGCCCAAGACTCTGGACACCGATTTCCTGCTGATCGCGGCGGGCAGCGGGATCACCCCGATGCTGGCCATCTGCAAGTCGGCGCTCTCGGAGGGCAGCGGCACGGTGACGCTGATCTACGCCAACCGAGACGAGAAGTCCGTCATCTTCGCCGGCACGTTGCGCGACCTGGCCGCCAAGTACCCCGACCGGCTGACGGTCGTGCACTGGCTGGAGTCGGTGCAGGGACTGCCCAGCACCGCGGCGCTGAGCACCCTGATGGCGCCCTACACCGACCGGCAGGCGTTCATCTGCGGGCCGGGGCCGTTCATGCAGGCCGCCGAACAAGCGCTGGACTCGTTGCAGGTGCCGGCCAAGCAGGTGCACATCGAGGTGTTCCGTTCACTGGACACCGATCCGTTCGCCGCGGTGACGATCACCGACGACGGCGACGAGCCGCCCGCGCAAGCCGTCGTCGAACTCGACGGGCAGACCCACACCGTGTCGTGGCCGCGCAGCGCCAAACTGCTCGACGTCCTCCTCGACAAGGGCCTCGACGTCCCGTTCTCCTGCCGCGAGGGGCACTGTGGGGCATGCGCAGTGGTCAAGCGCAGCGGTGAGGTGGAGATGGACATCAACGACGTCCTGGAGCCCAGCGACATCGACGAGGGTCTGATCCTGGCCTGCCAGGCGCGGCCGACCTCCGATTCGGTCGACGTCACCTACGACGAATAG
- the hsaC gene encoding iron-dependent extradiol dioxygenase HsaC has protein sequence MTLKALGYMRIEATDVAAWRDFGTKVLGMVEGDGAIPDALYLRMDEFAARLVIVPGDRDRLLVSGWEVADAPALQSLRETLAKAGVDFVEGTREEKSERRVEGLIRFSDPAGNTLEAFHGAQYLGRRFVSPYGHKFVTAEQGLGHVVLTCDDDAAAQAFYQDVLGFKLRDSMSLPPEIAGRPADGDPVWLRFYGCNPRHHALAFMPMPNPTGIVHLMVEVENSDDVGLCLDRALRRKVKMSATLGRHTNDKMLSFYMKTPGGFDVEFGCEGLEVDDHDWIARESTAVSLWGHDFSVGFK, from the coding sequence ATGACGCTGAAAGCCCTCGGCTACATGCGGATTGAGGCCACCGACGTGGCGGCCTGGCGGGACTTCGGAACCAAGGTGCTCGGCATGGTGGAAGGCGACGGGGCCATCCCCGACGCGCTCTACCTCCGCATGGACGAGTTCGCCGCCAGGCTGGTGATCGTGCCCGGCGACCGGGACCGGCTGCTGGTCTCCGGTTGGGAGGTCGCCGATGCGCCCGCGCTGCAGTCTCTGCGCGAGACCCTGGCCAAGGCGGGTGTCGACTTCGTCGAAGGCACCCGCGAGGAGAAGTCCGAGCGACGCGTCGAGGGGCTGATCCGGTTCTCCGATCCCGCGGGAAACACCCTCGAGGCTTTCCACGGTGCGCAGTACCTCGGTCGCCGGTTCGTCAGCCCGTACGGCCACAAGTTCGTCACCGCCGAACAGGGTCTGGGCCATGTCGTGCTGACCTGTGACGACGATGCCGCGGCGCAGGCGTTCTATCAGGACGTGCTCGGGTTCAAGCTGCGGGATTCGATGAGCCTGCCCCCGGAGATCGCCGGCCGCCCCGCTGACGGGGACCCGGTCTGGCTGCGGTTCTACGGCTGCAACCCGCGGCATCACGCGCTGGCGTTCATGCCGATGCCGAACCCGACCGGCATCGTGCACCTGATGGTCGAGGTGGAGAACTCCGATGACGTCGGCCTGTGCCTGGACCGTGCGTTGCGCCGCAAGGTGAAGATGTCGGCCACACTCGGCAGGCACACCAACGACAAGATGCTGTCGTTCTACATGAAGACCCCCGGTGGCTTCGACGTCGAATTCGGTTGTGAGGGACTCGAAGTCGACGATCACGACTGGATCGCCCGGGAGAGCACCGCCGTCAGCCTGTGGGGCCACGACTTCTCCGTCGGGTTCAAGTAG
- a CDS encoding acyl-CoA dehydrogenase: MSATITDEQFAARELVRSWAASSGALAAVRDVDHGTPDAWRPVYRALAELGLFGVAVAEEAGGAGGSIQDLCAMVEEAARALIPGPVATTAVATLVISDPELLEALASGETSAGLALAADLRKDGDQVSGTADYVLGADSSGVLLLPVGDEVVIVDAGADGVSVELLAATDFSRPLGRVTLNSVLATTLAVSRRRFEDLAATVLAGETAGIARWTLDTAVDYAKVREQFGKPIGSFQAIKHMCAEMLLRSQQAAVAAADAAVAAAGEDAQQLSIAAAIAAAIGIEAATANAKDCIQVLGGIGITWEHDAHLYLRRAYSIGQILGGRPAWLRRVAALTLDGVRRELHIDLDSVAHLQPDIAAAVAEVAKLPADQRQPALADTGLLAPHWPKPYGREASPAEQLLIDSEMAKADVQRPDLVIGWWAVPTILEGGTPEQIERFVPATLRGEIIWCQLFSEPGAGSDLAALRTKAVRAEGGWKLTGQKVWTSAAQKAHWGVCLARTDPDAPKHKGITYFLIDMRSPGIVVRPLREITGDELFNEVFFDDVFVPDDMVVGTVNDGWRLARTTLANERVAMAQGTALGNPVEEMLRSVAARELDTALQDQTAKLILSAQAGSLLDQRIAQLAVGGQDTSAEASARKLIGVRHRQALAEFRQELSDSGGLTVDGFVHDFLNTRCLTIAGGTEQILLTMAGERLLGLPR, encoded by the coding sequence GTGTCTGCGACCATCACCGACGAACAGTTTGCCGCCCGCGAGTTGGTCCGCAGCTGGGCGGCCTCCTCCGGCGCTCTTGCCGCTGTTCGCGACGTCGACCACGGCACACCCGACGCCTGGCGCCCGGTGTACCGAGCGCTCGCCGAGCTGGGGCTGTTCGGAGTCGCGGTGGCCGAGGAGGCGGGTGGTGCCGGCGGTTCCATCCAGGATTTGTGCGCCATGGTCGAGGAGGCGGCGCGGGCGCTGATCCCCGGACCGGTGGCGACGACGGCGGTCGCCACGCTGGTGATCTCCGATCCCGAGCTGCTCGAGGCGCTGGCTTCCGGTGAGACCTCGGCGGGTCTGGCGCTGGCTGCCGACCTGCGCAAAGACGGTGATCAGGTGTCCGGCACCGCCGACTATGTGCTCGGCGCTGACAGCTCGGGCGTGCTGCTCCTGCCGGTAGGTGACGAGGTCGTCATTGTCGACGCCGGGGCCGACGGGGTTTCGGTCGAGCTGCTGGCGGCCACCGACTTCTCCCGGCCCCTGGGCCGGGTGACGCTGAATTCGGTTCTCGCCACCACGCTGGCGGTCTCGCGGCGCCGGTTCGAGGACCTGGCCGCCACCGTGCTGGCGGGCGAGACCGCGGGCATCGCCCGCTGGACGCTGGACACCGCCGTGGACTACGCCAAGGTGCGTGAGCAGTTCGGCAAGCCGATCGGCAGCTTCCAGGCCATCAAGCACATGTGCGCCGAGATGCTCTTGCGCTCCCAGCAGGCTGCGGTCGCGGCGGCCGACGCCGCCGTCGCAGCTGCCGGTGAGGATGCTCAGCAGCTGTCCATCGCCGCCGCCATCGCCGCCGCGATCGGTATCGAGGCGGCCACGGCCAACGCCAAGGACTGCATCCAGGTGCTCGGCGGCATCGGCATCACCTGGGAACATGACGCCCACCTCTACCTGCGTCGCGCCTACAGCATCGGCCAGATCCTCGGTGGCCGGCCGGCGTGGCTGCGCCGGGTCGCCGCGCTGACGCTGGACGGGGTGCGCCGCGAGTTGCACATCGACCTGGACTCCGTCGCGCACCTGCAGCCCGACATCGCCGCTGCGGTCGCCGAGGTGGCCAAGCTCCCCGCGGACCAGCGTCAGCCCGCGCTGGCCGACACCGGTCTGCTCGCCCCGCACTGGCCCAAGCCCTACGGCCGGGAGGCCTCGCCCGCCGAGCAGCTGCTCATCGACTCCGAAATGGCCAAGGCCGATGTGCAGCGCCCTGATCTGGTGATCGGCTGGTGGGCGGTGCCGACGATCCTGGAGGGCGGCACGCCCGAGCAGATCGAGCGGTTCGTGCCGGCCACTCTGCGCGGCGAGATCATCTGGTGCCAGCTGTTCAGCGAGCCCGGCGCCGGGTCGGACCTGGCTGCCCTGCGCACCAAAGCTGTTCGCGCCGAAGGTGGTTGGAAGCTCACCGGCCAGAAGGTGTGGACATCTGCCGCGCAGAAGGCGCACTGGGGAGTCTGCCTGGCCCGCACCGACCCCGACGCTCCGAAGCACAAGGGCATCACGTACTTCCTGATCGACATGCGCTCGCCCGGCATCGTGGTGCGGCCGCTGCGGGAGATCACCGGCGACGAGCTCTTCAACGAGGTCTTCTTCGACGACGTCTTCGTACCCGACGACATGGTGGTCGGCACCGTCAACGACGGCTGGCGGCTGGCCCGCACCACGCTGGCCAACGAGCGGGTCGCGATGGCGCAGGGCACCGCGCTGGGCAATCCGGTGGAGGAGATGCTGCGCTCGGTCGCCGCGCGTGAACTGGACACCGCGCTGCAGGACCAGACGGCCAAGCTGATCCTGTCGGCACAGGCGGGCTCGCTGCTCGATCAGCGCATCGCGCAGCTGGCGGTCGGCGGACAGGACACCAGCGCAGAAGCCAGCGCGCGCAAGCTGATCGGTGTTCGGCACCGTCAGGCGCTGGCCGAGTTCCGCCAGGAGCTGTCCGATTCGGGTGGCCTCACCGTCGACGGATTCGTGCACGACTTCCTCAACACCCGGTGCCTCACGATCGCCGGTGGCACCGAGCAGATCCTGCTCACCATGGCCGGCGAGCGGCTGCTGGGGCTGCCGCGCTAG
- the kstR gene encoding cholesterol catabolism transcriptional regulator KstR → MSSPAQKSTAGGAGSQPREVLPVSVLAESELGSEAQRERRKRILDATMAIASKGGYEAVQMRAVADRADVAVGTLYRYFPSKVHLLVSALAREFERIDAKTDRTAVAGGSPFQRLNFMVSKLNRAMQRNPLLTEAMTRAYVFADASAAGEVDHVEKIIDSMFARAMSDGEPTEDQYHIARVISDVWLSNLLAWLTRRASATDVSKRLDLAVRLLIGDDGES, encoded by the coding sequence ATGTCATCGCCAGCGCAGAAATCGACGGCCGGCGGTGCGGGTTCGCAGCCACGTGAGGTGCTACCGGTGTCGGTCCTCGCCGAATCAGAGCTCGGATCCGAGGCTCAGCGCGAACGCCGCAAGCGCATCCTCGACGCAACCATGGCGATCGCCTCGAAGGGCGGATACGAGGCCGTGCAGATGCGCGCGGTGGCCGACCGTGCCGACGTGGCGGTCGGCACGCTCTACCGCTACTTCCCGTCGAAGGTGCACCTGCTGGTGTCGGCGCTGGCCCGCGAGTTCGAGCGCATCGACGCCAAGACCGACCGGACCGCGGTGGCCGGCGGCTCACCGTTCCAGCGGCTCAACTTCATGGTGAGCAAGCTGAACCGGGCCATGCAGCGCAACCCGCTTCTCACGGAGGCGATGACGCGGGCATACGTGTTCGCCGACGCCTCCGCCGCAGGTGAAGTTGATCACGTCGAGAAGATCATCGACAGCATGTTCGCCCGAGCCATGAGCGACGGCGAACCGACCGAAGACCAGTACCACATCGCCCGCGTGATCTCCGATGTGTGGCTGTCCAACCTGCTGGCCTGGCTGACCCGCCGAGCCTCGGCGACCGACGTCAGCAAACGTCTCGATCTCGCGGTGCGGCTGCTGATCGGCGACGACGGCGAGTCCTAG
- the otsB gene encoding trehalose-phosphatase: protein MPVSGEDLHRALSEVARVPQLLVASDFDGTVAPIVSNPADARPLPAAADALAALARLQSTSAALISGRALRDLKVLSGAPAEVHLVGSHGAEFDADFLDAIDDAARARLAELEQTMAAVAQRYPGATIETKPVSVAFHVRNAVPEDAQEALDDALNAVRDWDIHITEGKAVREFAVIDTDKGAALEQLREQLDATAVVFFGDDVTDEKGFQRLTDGDVGVKVGPGQTLARYRVDSPDDVATALEYLVRARRG from the coding sequence GTGCCCGTCTCCGGAGAGGATCTGCATCGCGCGCTGAGCGAGGTCGCGCGGGTCCCACAGTTGTTGGTGGCATCCGACTTCGACGGCACCGTCGCGCCGATCGTGTCCAACCCGGCCGACGCCCGCCCCCTGCCTGCCGCGGCCGACGCACTTGCCGCACTGGCGAGATTGCAGTCCACCAGTGCGGCGCTGATCTCCGGACGTGCGCTTCGCGACCTGAAAGTACTGTCCGGCGCGCCCGCTGAGGTGCATTTGGTGGGCAGCCACGGCGCGGAGTTCGATGCCGATTTCCTCGACGCGATCGATGACGCCGCGAGGGCGCGGCTGGCCGAGCTCGAGCAGACGATGGCTGCCGTGGCGCAGCGCTACCCGGGCGCGACCATCGAGACCAAGCCGGTGAGCGTGGCATTCCACGTGCGCAACGCGGTCCCCGAGGACGCCCAGGAGGCGCTCGACGATGCGCTGAACGCGGTGCGGGACTGGGATATTCACATCACCGAAGGCAAAGCAGTTCGCGAGTTCGCCGTCATCGACACCGACAAGGGTGCCGCGCTCGAGCAGCTGCGCGAACAGCTCGACGCGACTGCGGTGGTGTTCTTCGGCGACGACGTCACCGACGAGAAAGGGTTCCAGCGGCTCACCGACGGCGACGTCGGGGTGAAGGTCGGTCCGGGCCAGACCCTGGCCCGCTACCGCGTCGACTCCCCCGACGACGTCGCGACCGCACTGGAGTATCTGGTTCGCGCCCGGCGGGGTTAG
- the hsaA gene encoding 3-hydroxy-9,10-secoandrosta-1,3,5(10)-triene-9,17-dione monooxygenase oxygenase subunit, with amino-acid sequence MTSIQQRDANAVLTGIDELLPKLRERAQETEDLRRIPDATIAELDEVGFFKLLQPEQWGGLQSDPTMFYEAVRRLASACGSTGWVAGILGVHNWHLAHFDQQAQEDVWSTDPTVRISSSYAPMGAGVVTEAGDGYIVNGAWHWSSGCDHATWTFVGGPVIKDGRPVDFGSFLVPISDYRIEDDWHVVGLKGTGSNTLVMKDVFVPRHRFTSFKAMGDLASPGLQTNTAPVYKMPWGTMHPTTISTPIVGMAYGAYDAHVEHQGKRVRAAYAGEKAKDDPFAKVRIAEASSDIDAAWTQLSGNLAAEYKLLLDGQDIPLELRAKARRDQVRATQRAIASVDRLFESAGATALGTDTALQRFWRDAHAGRVHAANDAERAYVMFGNQAFGLPLGDTMV; translated from the coding sequence GTGACGTCCATTCAACAGCGTGACGCGAACGCAGTTCTCACCGGCATCGATGAACTGTTGCCCAAGCTCCGCGAGCGCGCCCAGGAGACCGAAGACCTACGTCGCATTCCCGACGCCACGATTGCCGAGCTGGACGAGGTCGGCTTCTTCAAGCTGCTCCAGCCCGAGCAGTGGGGCGGCCTGCAGAGCGATCCGACGATGTTCTACGAGGCAGTGCGACGCCTGGCCAGCGCCTGCGGGTCGACCGGCTGGGTGGCCGGCATCCTCGGTGTGCACAACTGGCATCTGGCGCACTTCGATCAGCAGGCCCAGGAAGACGTCTGGAGTACCGACCCGACCGTCCGGATCTCCTCGTCGTACGCGCCGATGGGCGCGGGCGTGGTGACCGAGGCCGGCGACGGCTACATCGTCAACGGCGCCTGGCACTGGTCGTCGGGTTGCGATCACGCCACTTGGACGTTCGTCGGTGGCCCGGTGATCAAGGACGGCAGGCCGGTCGACTTCGGCAGCTTCCTGGTCCCGATCAGCGACTACCGCATCGAGGACGACTGGCATGTGGTGGGGCTCAAGGGGACCGGCAGCAACACCCTGGTGATGAAGGACGTGTTCGTTCCCCGCCACCGGTTCACCTCGTTCAAGGCGATGGGTGACCTGGCGTCACCGGGACTGCAGACCAACACCGCGCCGGTATACAAGATGCCTTGGGGCACAATGCATCCCACGACAATTTCCACACCGATCGTGGGAATGGCCTATGGGGCCTACGACGCACACGTCGAACACCAGGGCAAGCGGGTGCGCGCCGCCTACGCCGGCGAGAAGGCCAAGGACGACCCGTTCGCCAAGGTCCGTATCGCCGAGGCGTCCAGCGATATCGACGCGGCGTGGACGCAGCTTTCGGGCAATCTTGCCGCCGAGTACAAGTTGCTGCTGGACGGCCAGGACATCCCGCTGGAGCTGCGCGCCAAGGCCCGCCGCGACCAGGTGCGCGCCACCCAGCGCGCGATCGCGTCCGTCGACCGGCTCTTCGAGAGCGCAGGGGCCACCGCACTGGGCACCGACACGGCACTGCAGCGGTTCTGGCGTGACGCCCACGCCGGCCGGGTGCACGCGGCCAACGACGCCGAGCGCGCCTACGTGATGTTCGGCAACCAGGCATTCGGGTTGCCGCTCGGCGACACGATGGTGTAA